One Chaetodon trifascialis isolate fChaTrf1 chromosome 21, fChaTrf1.hap1, whole genome shotgun sequence genomic window carries:
- the aarsd1 gene encoding alanyl-tRNA editing protein Aarsd1 yields the protein MAFQCQRDCYMKEFVTSVVSCCPAELKQEVNGKKETLKGFNVKLQDTILFPEGGGQPDDHGLIGDVPVVRVTRQGPDALHFVSSPLEEGQEVQVKVDWERRFDHMQQHSGQHLITALADTFFGYKTTSWELGRQRSTIELDTPSVKPGQLQALEEAVNEKIRAHVPVTVQLLSIDDPAVEKVRSRGLPEDHAGPIRIIDIEGIDANMCCGTHVSNLSHLQVIKLLGTEKGKKNKTNLIFLAGNRVLKYAEKSYSTERSLVSLLKTGPDEHVEAVDKLQKSVKLLQKTNLSLLRDMAVLIAQNFKSAPQRGNFFSLHKKEGDNEFMNIIANELNTEETLVFLTVGEEKGPGLFLLAGPSGPVAELGPRVLEILQGKGAGKNGRFQGKANNLAQRGEVEAFLQQHCKHLASEEE from the exons ATGGCCTTTCAGTGTCAACGAGACTGCTATATGAAAGAG TTTGTTACCTCCGTAGTGTCCTGCTGCCCGGCGGAGCTCAAACAAGAAGTCAATGGGAAGAAAGAAACTCTTAAAGGCTTCAATGTCAAGCTCCAAGACACCATCCTATTTCCTGAGGGAGGCGGCCAG CCAGATGACCACGGGCTGATTGGCGATGTCCCCGTTGTGAGGGTGACGAGGCAGGGGCCTGACGCTCTGCACTTTGTGAGCTCACCTCTGGAGGAGGGCCAGGAGGTGCAAGTGAAGGTGGACTGGGAGAGGAGGTTTGACCACATGCAGCAGCACTCAG GTCAACACTTGATCACAGCTCTGGCAGATACTTTCTTCGGATACAAGACCACATCCTG GGAACTCGGGCGTCAGAGAAGCACCATTGAACTGGACACCCCATCTGTGAAACCTGGCCAGCTCCAGGCACTGGAGGAAGCCGTAAATGAAAAGATCAGAGCCCACGTCCCCGTCACAGTTCAGCTTCTCTCTATAGATGATCCTGCTGTGGAAAAG GTGAGGAGTCGGGGGCTTCCAGAGGACCATGCAGGGCCCATTCGGATCATTGATATCGAGGGCATTGATGCCAACATGTGCTGTGGAACCCACGTGTCTAACCTCAGTCACTTACAG GTGATAAAGCTTCTGGGAactgagaaaggaaagaaaaacaaaaccaacctGATCTTCCTGGCAGGGAACAGGGTATTGAAGTATGCTGAGAAAAGCTACAGCACAGAGCGATCGCTGGTGTCTCTCCTTAA AACTGGACCTGATGAGCACGTAGAGGCAGTTGACAAGTTGCAGAAGTCTGTGAAGCTACTACAGAAA ACTAACCTGAGCCTGCTACGAGACATGGCTGTCCTCATCGCTCAGAACTTTAAGAGCGCCCCCCAGAGAGGCAACTTCTTCAGCTTGCACAA gaAAGAGGGCGATAATGAGTTCATGAATATTATCGCCAATGAACTTAACACTGAG GAAACGTTGGTTTTCCTGACTGTTGGAGAGGAGAAGGGGCCGGGCTTGTTTTTACTGGCTGGACCCAGTGGACCAGTGGCTGAGCTGGGACCGCG GGTGTTAGAGATTCTCCAAGGGAAGGGGGCAGGAAAGAACGGACGTTTCCAAGGCAAAGCCAACAACCTGGCACAAAGAGGCGAGGTGGAGgctttcctgcagcagcactgcaaaCATCTCGCATCAGAGGAAGAATAA
- the ptges3l gene encoding putative protein PTGES3L yields the protein MNKPKIVRPEESQPAQALWFDRKKYVTINFVVQRPKDVQVDIQPDKMILCCKNNTDDVFYNVLHFFDKVQIHDSRERVYDRTINVLLRKQKPDFAWPRLQKDEAKPSWISVDFDNWRDWEHEEDEGKEEYDRYVDMIREMADSNKGAAPDMGDLSDSD from the exons ATGAACAAGCCCAAAATTGTGAGACCAGAGGAGAG CCAGCCAGCACAGGCACTGTGGTTTGACAGAAAGAAATATGTCACAATAAACTTTGTTGTTCAGAGACCTAAAGATGTCCAGGTGGATATCCAGCCAGACAAAATGATTTTATG ctgcaaaaacaacacagatgatGTGTTCTACAATGTGCTGCACTTCTTCGACAAAGTTCAAATCCAT GACTCCAGAGAAAGAGTCTACGATCGCACCATTAATGTCTTGCTGAGGAAGCAGAAGCCTGATTTTGCATGGCCTCGTCTCCAGAAGGATGAAGCCAAG CCCAGCTGGATTTCTGTGGACTTTGATAACTGGAGGGACTGGGAGCATGAGGAAGACGAGGGAAAGGAAGAGTACGATAGATACGTAGAT ATGATCCGAGAGATGGCTGACAGCAATAAAGGAGCGGCACCAGATATGGGCGATCTTAGTGAT tctgactga